The genome window ACAACTTTTCTTTATCGTTCAAAGTTTCTCCGAAACATTCTGTCTTTAGTATGGAGCAGAGTTCAGAAGGTTTTCCCTTAACCGTTCCAACCCCGGGGAGTTCCAAGATTTCTACAAGCTCATCCTGCGCCTGCACCGTCTAACCAGCATTGATGTCATCATTGGCTATGCAGATATCCAGGGAGAGCTACTACCCATCAATAACGATGGCAACTTCTGCAAGGCCGTGTCCACTGCTCCTACCTTACTGCGGATCTTCATACAGAGACAAGGTATACACCCAGAACAGACCAGCCTGTTGTTTTACTCTGAAGCCCTAAACACAACTAGCTGTAATTATGCAAGACTAAGCCAGTTATTATGGTTATCTGTCATTAAAAAGGTAATAAAAACCAGGTAACATCGATAGGCTTCAATAACACTGAGATAACATATCATCCAAAGCTGAGACTGGAATTCATATATGCTTCTTGCAAGCCTTCGTCATACGGGATTTATCAGAGTTTGCATCAGGGAAGTTGTTTATGTGTGTCTCCACCAACAGCAGAAGGGGAAGTCATTTAGTTGTCCAGGGTTGATGTTTATTCTCATGTAATTGCTGTGTGCTGCTATTTTCGTATGTTTGTTTACATGGTGGACTATCTACATTTGTTTCCCTTGTTTATGTACCCTCAGGAACTCCTGTTTATATAGTTTGTAGAGAATCAGAACATATCCTGCATGTTGACAGTATGATTTATGCCCTGGTTGTTGTGCTAAGTCAGAAGTTGTTTCTTGCCCACATTGACCCACACAGTAAAACAAACAATGCATCAGTTGATTTGCATTGTAGCCCTTAGGGGAATTAAACTAGTTAGTACATTTGACAAGTTTTGCTTTTCAAGACGCGTACTAACAGATTTCCTTTTCACAGAGGAAGTAGACGACAATACCTTCTGCCCCAATGCCACTGTGACACGCCGGAGGAAGGTGCCAGCGATCCCCCTGCCACGCGGCGACGTGAACCGCAAAAGGCCCACGGTCCACATCAGCAGGCCGCAGGACTTCCGCCCCATCTCGTCCATTATTGACACAGATTTCCTGCCCGCATCTCAGCGCCGGGTGCGCCTTTACCGCCAGGGCTCAGAGAGGCCCCTGGGGTTCTATATCCGGGATGGGACCACTGTGAGGGTGACTCCCCACGGCCTGGAGAAGGTACCTGGGATCTTCATCTCACGGCTGGTCCCTGGAGGCCTGGCTGAGAGCACAGGGCTGCTGGCCATTAACGACCAGGTGCTTGAGGTGAATGGGATTGAGGTGATGGGCAAGGTGTTAGACCAGGTAACAGACATGATGATCGCAAACAGTCACAATCTTATCATCACAGTGAAGCCAGTGAACCAGCGTAATAACATAGTGCGTACCGGCAGCTGGATGTCGGGGATAAACTCAGGCAGTGTCAGCTCTTTAGACTACCAGAGTTACCACAGCATGCCCATCTGTGTGGGAGCCTACAGCTTCACTGATGACGAGCTGCAGAGCGACGAGGACTTGGACATTGTGATTGAGAGAAGACTCAGAAACTCATCCCGTCGCTCCTGTGCCTCCACCTCCACAGCCTCCCGTTCCCAGGCTTGGTCCCAGCCCCAGCAGAGTCCTAGGCCT of Oncorhynchus kisutch isolate 150728-3 unplaced genomic scaffold, Okis_V2 scaffold3711, whole genome shotgun sequence contains these proteins:
- the LOC116371816 gene encoding partitioning defective 6 homolog gamma-like; protein product: MNRSLSKSQSSLQYRATVEVKSKYGAEFRRFSLNRSNPGEFQDFYKLILRLHRLTSIDVIIGYADIQGELLPINNDGNFCKAVSTAPTLLRIFIQRQEEVDDNTFCPNATVTRRRKVPAIPLPRGDVNRKRPTVHISRPQDFRPISSIIDTDFLPASQRRVRLYRQGSERPLGFYIRDGTTVRVTPHGLEKVPGIFISRLVPGGLAESTGLLAINDQVLEVNGIEVMGKVLDQVTDMMIANSHNLIITVKPVNQRNNIVRTGSWMSGINSGSVSSLDYQSYHSMPICVGAYSFTDDELQSDEDLDIVIERRLRNSSRRSCASTSTASRSQAWSQPQQSPRPSPRPSTRRPPRRPYSIISSTSYHSQPSLTNLNLRLNRDLTLQQHYGSSPAIREMNGGVFNHSSLLTLRTELRRSLVLQRGGVEEDGMVITL